A single genomic interval of Brevibacillus brevis harbors:
- a CDS encoding SPRY domain-containing protein yields MATVGQYLPSPEVGWKRYDDTSPSINFSGTWVTESSGLHYGGNAKHSNANDLNAKISFKFTGTKIRIIAALAPNKSIAVPIKIDGVSETYNQFKSVTQYQSLLYEKTGLTEGEHTVEIGIPSNIGTNNIQIDAIDIDESGYLIGRIGQQYTAPENGWIRIENNSPKLIYEGAWVSGSNTSTSGGNWHQLSGNKTPASVKFRFYGTKIRIISVCNSAYTPDPIDIYIDGVKYSTLINDRNSLYQTLIFERANLPIGLHTVEIVQQPFDGLGFIFDAIDIDDTGYLTTSVGQRLTEPEIGWKRYDDTSPSINFSGTWVTESSGLHYGGTAKHSNPNDISAKISFKFTGTKIRIIAPLTPNKSIAVPIKIDGVSETYNQFKSAVQYQSLLYEKTGLTEGEHTVEISIPPDVGTNNVQMDAIDIDSNGRLLHPDEVTDLNDLQVGKRIRANYIASNNLFGTVSGLGEESKELLPNVPTTSPNGDFYFIMVDTDHKGRKILISDRNIQSGISMDVLNTAGIASGSGLPTTLSDFKDTFLVGGGASASHNTVLINGAGGVRTDRGLTSGKWYWEAFVLGSSNTHIGVATSNVALSNPVGSGAVVRSYAGSGLKWNGSAASYGSSYTSGDVIGIGLDMDEGTLTFYKNGVSQGAAFTDLKSLGTVYPLFFSGSSSDHLKAVFNFGHNPFRYEVPLGYSSLVPTPTHAFTLRLLTGGISPNDKDNEWDKYMTDDRIWNNVNHGSWTSTTDQSNAKARVIRGYNGLTNWTSGTTDLTTPGRGFRPVLLIESINNNRFLILDGTDVKTYTSSGWETVGTTPPTDDMFLNKGMLDLSTCAPYLKDLKDKSNLKILVSKPKREPTVAHLVGVPVPRIVKMKNDTSFLGVAKINSLTLSGTEKGVLRVAISTDSGTTWEAKQKDGSWTTVDVTTPIEFKEKAMTIDDFNSISEWDEKIGQARNLRCAFYFEQSSSADETSLDSLTMDVDLLDSWDMAMPGVDYKYGYNRNTNLRVLLLSNGDYKINVGSGGGSGSTLTEVDGGTF; encoded by the coding sequence ATGGCAACAGTGGGACAATATTTACCATCACCCGAAGTAGGATGGAAAAGATATGATGACACAAGCCCATCAATTAATTTCTCTGGCACATGGGTTACAGAAAGTAGCGGTCTTCATTATGGTGGAAATGCAAAACATTCTAATGCTAATGACCTTAACGCAAAAATATCTTTTAAATTTACAGGTACGAAGATAAGAATTATTGCGGCGTTGGCTCCGAATAAGTCAATCGCTGTGCCGATAAAAATTGATGGGGTTTCCGAAACTTACAATCAATTTAAATCAGTAACACAATACCAGTCATTGCTTTACGAGAAAACTGGACTAACAGAGGGAGAACATACTGTTGAAATTGGTATTCCATCAAATATTGGAACAAATAATATTCAGATTGATGCTATTGATATTGATGAAAGTGGTTACCTAATTGGTAGGATAGGTCAACAGTACACAGCACCCGAAAATGGTTGGATAAGGATTGAAAATAATTCACCAAAACTCATATATGAAGGTGCATGGGTTAGTGGTAGTAATACTTCAACCTCTGGTGGCAATTGGCATCAATTAAGTGGTAACAAGACTCCAGCGTCAGTTAAATTTAGATTTTATGGCACGAAAATAAGAATTATCAGCGTGTGTAATAGTGCTTACACGCCTGACCCAATAGATATCTACATTGATGGAGTTAAATACTCAACCCTCATCAACGATAGAAATTCACTGTACCAGACACTAATTTTTGAAAGAGCGAATTTACCAATTGGACTCCACACTGTTGAAATTGTTCAGCAACCATTTGATGGTCTGGGATTTATTTTTGACGCTATTGATATTGATGACACCGGTTATCTTACTACCAGTGTAGGACAACGTTTAACTGAACCAGAAATAGGATGGAAAAGATATGATGACACAAGTCCGTCAATTAATTTCTCTGGCACATGGGTTACAGAAAGTAGCGGTCTTCATTATGGCGGAACTGCAAAACATTCTAATCCTAACGACATAAGCGCAAAAATATCTTTTAAATTTACAGGCACGAAGATTAGAATTATTGCGCCCTTGACTCCGAATAAGTCAATCGCTGTGCCGATAAAGATTGATGGGGTTTCCGAAACTTACAATCAATTTAAATCAGCAGTACAGTACCAGTCATTGCTTTACGAGAAAACTGGATTGACAGAGGGAGAGCATACTGTTGAAATTAGTATTCCGCCTGACGTTGGGACAAATAATGTGCAGATGGATGCTATTGATATTGATTCCAACGGCAGACTCCTGCATCCTGATGAAGTAACAGACCTAAATGACTTACAAGTAGGAAAACGAATACGCGCTAACTATATTGCTTCAAATAACTTATTTGGTACTGTGTCTGGCCTAGGAGAAGAATCAAAAGAATTGCTTCCTAATGTACCCACTACTTCTCCAAATGGTGACTTCTACTTCATCATGGTTGACACAGATCATAAAGGTCGAAAAATACTGATTTCGGACAGAAACATTCAATCTGGCATCTCTATGGATGTTTTAAATACAGCAGGGATTGCTTCAGGCAGTGGACTTCCTACGACACTCTCTGACTTCAAAGATACTTTCCTTGTTGGCGGTGGAGCATCTGCATCTCATAACACTGTATTAATCAACGGTGCTGGCGGGGTAAGAACAGATAGAGGCCTTACTAGTGGAAAATGGTATTGGGAAGCTTTCGTTCTTGGCAGCTCCAACACTCACATTGGGGTTGCAACATCCAATGTTGCTCTATCAAATCCAGTTGGTTCAGGAGCAGTGGTTAGAAGTTATGCGGGATCGGGATTAAAGTGGAATGGATCAGCTGCTTCTTATGGCTCCAGTTACACCAGCGGAGACGTAATTGGCATTGGTTTGGATATGGATGAGGGGACATTAACTTTCTATAAAAACGGAGTCTCACAAGGAGCCGCATTTACAGACTTAAAATCTCTAGGCACCGTCTACCCACTTTTCTTTAGTGGATCAAGCTCAGATCATTTAAAAGCCGTATTTAATTTTGGACACAATCCTTTTAGGTATGAAGTCCCTCTCGGTTATTCCAGTCTTGTTCCTACACCTACTCATGCTTTCACTCTGCGACTTCTAACGGGAGGAATTTCCCCAAACGATAAAGACAATGAATGGGATAAATACATGACCGATGATCGTATCTGGAATAACGTCAATCACGGTTCATGGACAAGTACGACCGATCAATCGAATGCAAAGGCCCGCGTAATTCGGGGTTATAACGGTCTTACAAACTGGACATCTGGTACAACAGATCTTACAACCCCAGGTAGAGGCTTCCGTCCAGTTCTTCTGATTGAATCAATTAATAATAACAGATTCCTCATACTAGACGGCACAGACGTGAAAACGTACACTTCTTCCGGCTGGGAAACCGTTGGTACTACTCCTCCCACAGACGATATGTTTCTAAATAAAGGCATGCTCGACCTCTCTACATGCGCCCCCTACTTGAAAGATTTAAAAGACAAATCCAACCTCAAAATCCTTGTTTCAAAACCTAAAAGAGAGCCAACAGTCGCTCATCTCGTTGGAGTTCCTGTACCAAGAATCGTAAAAATGAAAAATGATACTAGCTTTCTCGGCGTAGCTAAAATCAACTCTTTAACCTTATCAGGTACAGAGAAAGGCGTTCTAAGAGTCGCAATAAGTACGGACAGTGGAACAACATGGGAAGCAAAACAAAAGGATGGCTCGTGGACAACAGTCGATGTTACTACCCCCATTGAATTCAAAGAAAAAGCAATGACAATAGACGATTTCAATAGCATCTCTGAATGGGACGAGAAAATTGGCCAAGCTAGAAACTTGCGATGCGCCTTCTACTTCGAACAGTCTTCATCCGCTGATGAAACAAGTCTGGACTCTCTTACCATGGATGTGGACTTACTAGATTCCTGGGACATGGCGATGCCAGGAGTAGACTACAAATATGGATATAATCGAAATACCAATCTGCGAGTCCTCTTGCTGTCAAATGGAGACTACAAAATTAACGTTGGCTCTGGCGGCGGCAGCGGCTCCACGCTCACAGAAGTAGATGGAGGTACTTTTTAA
- a CDS encoding discoidin domain-containing protein, which yields MTMPATTGQLRTKISDMEIGDYIPCRFYYDKTNSQMAFMGLGTPPSTIAPEFPFTGNASGFGSFYFLKSAKGLLIADRVLVHSVSWNTINANRFIQGIPVLVVNKVPALTTSDNGSDGGRVIYSNQYNSGNEAAKNLFNPDQGYWNAGTSVLSQWVGYIFGEPQVVNAVGFTDFNSSVYTSNVSVQATSDGSTWNITLANASYSSSGTKVITFNNSTAYLGYRLVINGYVGGWIALRAGLYFGECKDAITARSLTGGVAYADGQGNLSTTEKENGAWPVNNEWDKYVVNFPNHLIRPDKTLNDVFHFMDVSTWCQDTPSLSMPSAVNSARVGRGHLNAKEFGYILSSNVTASLACFRPVFEYKEL from the coding sequence TGGCATTTATGGGATTAGGTACCCCTCCCTCTACAATTGCACCAGAATTTCCTTTCACCGGCAATGCTTCAGGGTTTGGTAGTTTCTATTTCCTGAAATCTGCAAAAGGTTTACTTATTGCAGATCGTGTACTTGTTCACTCTGTATCGTGGAATACCATAAACGCCAATCGATTCATTCAAGGAATTCCAGTACTTGTGGTAAATAAAGTACCTGCTTTAACAACGTCAGATAACGGTTCAGATGGAGGTCGGGTTATATATAGCAATCAATACAATTCTGGAAATGAAGCTGCAAAGAATTTGTTTAATCCTGACCAGGGGTACTGGAATGCGGGAACTTCTGTCCTTTCTCAATGGGTAGGTTACATTTTTGGTGAACCACAAGTGGTTAATGCAGTAGGCTTCACAGATTTTAACAGTTCGGTATATACATCAAACGTATCCGTTCAAGCGACAAGTGATGGTTCCACTTGGAATATCACACTTGCAAATGCTTCCTACTCGAGTAGTGGAACGAAAGTGATTACCTTTAATAATTCGACTGCCTATTTAGGTTACAGGCTTGTCATTAACGGCTACGTAGGAGGCTGGATAGCATTAAGAGCAGGGCTATATTTCGGAGAATGCAAGGATGCTATAACTGCGCGATCTCTAACAGGCGGAGTAGCCTATGCAGATGGGCAAGGAAACCTGTCTACTACTGAAAAAGAAAATGGAGCTTGGCCAGTTAACAATGAATGGGATAAATACGTAGTGAATTTCCCAAATCATTTGATACGACCAGACAAAACACTTAATGATGTATTCCATTTCATGGATGTATCTACTTGGTGCCAAGACACGCCTAGTCTCTCGATGCCATCTGCTGTAAATTCAGCCAGAGTGGGCAGAGGCCATTTAAACGCAAAGGAATTTGGATACATTTTAAGCTCTAATGTAACAGCCAGTTTGGCATGCTTTCGCCCAGTATTTGAATACAAGGAGTTGTAA